The DNA region CAGCTTTCTATCTCTTTATAATACATCAAAGCGTGGCAAGAAGGGCATTTTACCCAGTGATTGGGTGCTTCGTGGGGGCTTGATTGTTTTTTTCTAATTTTGGAAAATATATCGGTAAAATTCATTTTTAACCTTTAAAATCTTGTTCCGAGATTAAACTCAAAAGAGCTGGTTTCATCGCCGGGCTTATCATTAAGCGCCTTGGCGAAGACAACTTGTAAAGGACCTATAGGTGTAATCCACTCTATGCCAAAACCCGTGCTCATTCTTTGCATATCGTCAATTTGCGTTTTACCTATGGCACCATAATCGAAAAATACGCTTCCGCGTAATTTAATCCTATCAATGAGTGGAAAACTAAGCTCAAAAGAATTTGCAAAAGCTATCGTTCCACCTATCTCATCGCCCCACTGGTTTCTAGGGCTTACCGTGCGGTTTTCAAAACCACGCAAAGAACGTATACCGCCCAAATAAACACGCTGATTAATCGGCAAATAGCCTTGATCCCACACCTTATAAAAACTCGCCTTGTAGCGATAAATCAAATCATAGCCTATAAAATCTTCCAAACCTTGATAAAAATTAAAATTCGATTTAGAATATAAAAATTGCTGATCCCCACCAATGCCAGCAAATTCAAGGCTTGAAGAAGCTATAATCCCAGATCTTGGCAGATAATAATCATCTGTATTGTTAAAACTTATCGCGGGTGTAATGGAGCTTTTAATCGTCTCACCTAAATCATAACCCGTTCTTATAAGCGTTGGGCTTAGATGATAAATATCACTTTGCTCTAAATTATAAGTTAAGCTTGCATTAAAATAACGCCAAAATTGCCTACCAAGCGTGATATCAAAGCCGTAATTTTGCTCTGAGTATTCGTTCCACTCATAATCATTTGAATAAAGTGAACCGCCGAGACTATATTCGCTATCGGCTATTCTTGGATTAGTTATATTAATTCTGCCTGAAAGCGTTTCATCACTTTTATCTATGCTAACTGAACTTTTAATGCCTGAACCAAAAATATTACTATCCGAAAGAGAAGCGTTAAGGAGCATTCCATCGCTTGAGCTATATCCTATACCTCCTGAAATTGCTCCTGTGGCAGCCTCTTTCACTTCGACAACTAAATCTATATGTGTTTCATCAACTCTTTCTTCTTTTATATCCACACTTTCAAAATAAGAGGTTCTTCTTAATGCGTTGATTGATTCTTGAAGATCAGTTCTATGATAAAGATTGCCCTCTGTGAGAAAAAGCTCTCTACGCACGACTCTATCGACCGTGCGTGAATTTCCAGAAATGATGACATTTCTTATATAAACTTTTTCATTTGGCACGACTTGAAACACAATGCTTACCTCGTGCGTTTGATTATTTTTTTGGATATCGGGAAAAACTTGAGCAAAAGCATATCCTAAATCCGCACTTTTTGTTTCTATAGTTTTAAGGTCTTTTCTTACATCCTCTATATTAACTATATCTTTAACCTGTGATTCAAGCTCTTCTAAAATTTCTTGATTTTCTTCATCACTAAAAAGAGGATTTTTGATTTGTATATCGATGATTTTATAAGGCTCACCCTCTTTGATAAAATAAGTCAAATCCGCCTTATAAGTGTCGGTATATGTTTTAAGAAAAGGTGAAGAAACTTGCACATCTAAATAGCCTTCTTTCATATATTCATCGCTAATTCTAGCACTATCGTTAGCAAGTTCAAAAATTTTGAGTTTGCCATCGTTTCTACCCCACATCCAGCCCATAAATTCACGCTCTTTATTAGTAACCGCAGGTTCAATATCGCCATAAGATAGCTCTTTGCTTCCGCTAAGATGAACTTTATCTATGATGATATTTTCACCACGATTGACAATAAATTCTAGCTCTAGACTTTCTGTATTTTCAAGTTTTTTTTGCTTGACTTCAACCACAGTATCAAAATAACTTTTTGCTTCATAATAGCCCTTAATTCTCTCTTTTGCCTCTTTTAAAGAAGTCTCATCAAGCAAAGTTCCTCTTTTAAGCCCTAAAAGACTTTCTAAATGTTTTCTATCATTTGAAGCTATACCCGTGATGGTGATTTTAGCGACACTTGGTTTTTCCTTAAATTTGAAAGTTAAAATTCCATTATTTTCTTCAACGACAATGTTTTGAAAATAATTTTGTTTATAAAGATTTAAAATAGCTGTGTTAATTTTCGCTTCGTTAAACTCTTCGCCTTTTTTAAGTCCTGTAAGACTTAATGCCGTTTCATTAGAGAGATGATATAAGCCGCTAAATTGAATATCTTTTATATTTGCTGCGCTCAAAAAGGGTGCTAAGGCACAAATACTGATGAGTTTTTTCATATTACTTTACCTATTTTGTGATTAAAAATTGTGTATAATAGCAAAGAAAATTTAACAATCTTTAAAGTAGCTAGGGGAAGTAGATGAAAGTGGGAATTATAGGGCTTGGGCTAATGGGAGGTTCTTTAGGACTTTGCCTAAAAGAAAATAAGCTTATTAGTAGTGTTTATGGGTTAGATTTAGACGCTCAAAATGCTAAAGATGCTTTAAAGCTTGGGCTGATTCACGAATTAATTGGTTTTGATAAGCTTTCAAATTGCGATATTATCTTCATCGCTACGCCTGTTAATGCCATTATAGAAATTTTACAAAATTTAAAAGAATTGCCAAAAACAACGACCATTATAGAACTTGGTAGCACAAAAAGAAAGATAGTGGAGAGCTTACCCACTACTTTAATCAAGCAAACTATTTTCGCACATCCTATGGCAGGGACGGAAAATAGCGGACCAAAAGCCGCTTTTAAGGAGCTTTATAAGGACGCTGTTTGTGTGCTTTGCGATAGTGAAGTGGCTGATGATTTACACCAAAAAAGAGCGGTGGAAATTTTCTCTCATCTTGGTATGCGTATTGTATTTATGGATAGCATTTCACACGATCATCACACGGCGATTATTTCTCATTTACCTCACGCCATTAGTTTTTCTTTGGCAAATTATGTTATGCGTGAAGAAGATAGAAGAAATATCGCTTATCTTGGCGGTCCTTCTTTTAAGGGAATGTGTCGTATCGCTAAATCTTCGCCCTTAATGTGGGGGGGAATTTTTACGCAAAATAAAGAAAATATCCTAGCATCCATAGAACATTTTCAAGAAGAACTAGAAAATTGCAAAAAAATGCTGGAAAATTGTGATGAAAATAAGCTTAAAAAATGGATGGAAAAAGCAAATCATTTAAGAGAAATTTTATAATTTACTTTATATTAATTTAAAAATACTATAAATTCCCTATATTACTTTAGATATTTAGGAAAAATGATGGCGAGGAAAAAAACAAGGAATTTATTGTGGCTTTTGATTATTATTTTATTATTTTTGGGTAGTTTTTTTATTTTAAATTTAAGCATCTTTGAGAAAAATGCTCCGCAAATTCTTGTTGAAGATACACTTTATACCAATCTTAAATCCCCACTTTTAGTCAAAGTCAAAGATGAAGAAAATGCGGTAAAATCCATCAAAATCGTTCTTAAAAAAGATGATAATGACCCAGGAGTGATCTTAGCAGATGGTAAAATCAAGCAGGATAAAGAAGTCTCTTTACAAATCAATCTTCCCAAACAAGCCTATAAAGACAAAACAAATTCTTATTTTTTAGAAATTTGGGCGAAGGATACAAGTTTTTGGAATTTTAATGGAAATGAAGCTTATAAAAAAGTTGTAGTTATGATTGACAATGAGGCTCCTAAATTAAATATCATTAGCAATTCTTATAATATAGAGCAAGGAGGAGCAGCAAGTGTCGTTTTTAAGGCTGAGGATGCGAATTTAAAAGAACTTTTTATAGAAACAAATAAGGGTCGAATTTTTAAGGTTACACCTTATCTTAAGAAAGATTATTACGCCGCTTTAATCGCTTGGGACGCAAAAGATGAGGAATTTAGAGCCTATGTTATCGCAAAAGATGCGGCAGGAAATATTGCAAAAGAACGCATAAGATATTATCTTTTAAATCGAAAATACCGCGTTTCTAATATTAACTTAAGCGATAAATTCTTAGACGGAAAAATAGAAAGTTTAGTCTCCATATACGCTCCTAAAAACAATACCTTTACGCGTTTTGAAAAATTTAAATTTGTAAATGAAACCTTAAGACTCTCAAATGAAGAGCTTATTCATAAAATCACTTCTGCCGTTCCTGAAGAAAGCTTTGGAGAATTTAATATTAATTTATTTTTACCTTTAAAAAATGCCGCTAAGGTTGCCGATTTTGCTGACCATAGATATTATTCTTATAATGGGCAGTTTGTGAGCGATTCTTATCATATGGGGCTTGATTTAGCTAGCACGAGCGAAGCACCTATTATTAGCAATAATACTGGAAAGGTTGTGTTCGCTGAAGAAAATGGAATTTATGGGCTTAATCTCATACTTTATCACGGCTTTGGAATTTATAGCCTTTATGGACATTGCTCCTCATCTAATGTCGAGCTTAATGAAAATGTAGCGAAAGATAGCATTATTGCTAAAACAGGCGTAAGCGGCTTGGCTTTGGGAGATCATTTGCATTTTGGAATTTTAGTGCAAGGAGTTGAGACAAGACCTGAGCAATGGCAAGATAAAAAATGGCTAGAAAATAATATCTATAAGGTGTTTAATGACGCTAAAAAAGTGATAATGGGGACAAGATGAAACAATTAACCTTAGCAAAAGCCGTAAGTGGCACGGGCATAGGACTTCATAAGGGTGAGCCTATTGAGATTATTTTAGAGCCTTTGGAGGCAAATTCTGGCATAGTATTTTTTAGAAGCGACCTTAACATAAGTTACGAGGCAAAACCGCACAATGTTATTAATACAAAATTAGCAACAGTAATAGGCGATGAAAGAGCTTATATATCGACTATTGAGCATTTGATGAGTGCGATTAATGCTTATGGAATAGATAATGTCCGCATCGTTTTAAATTCTAACGAAGCACCCGTAATGGACGGCTCTAGCATTAGCTTTTGTATGATGCTTGATGAAGCGGGAGTAAGAGAGCTTGAAGCGTCTAAAAAAATTATGGTAATTAAAAAGGTTATTGAGGTGCGAGATGGAGATAAATTTGTGCGTCTTAGCCCTACAAAAGAGCCTAAAATAAACTATACCATTAAATTTGACAATGCCTTAATCGGCAAACAAAGCTATTGTTTTGAATTTAGCAAGAAAAATTATATAGAAAATATCGCCAGGGCTAGAACTTTTGGTTTTTTAAAAGATGTGCAAGCCTTAAGAGCTATGAATTTAGGACTTGGAGGCAGCCTTGAAAATACCATAGTTGTTGATGATAACCGCATTTTAAATCCTGAAGGTTTGCGTTTTAAAGATGAATTTGTAAGACATAAAATCTTAGATGCCATTGGAGATTTGACCTTACTTGGATACCGAATTTATGGGGATTATACCTCTTATGCTGGGAGTCATCATTTAAATCATTTACTTACAAAAGAGCTTTTAAAAGATAAGGAGAGTTATGAAGTCATTACCCTTGAAAACTCTTGCGAAAAAGCTTATGAAAAGGTTTTTGCATAAAAACGCTTTTATTAAATGCCATTTCTAAGCCTGTAATGCTTGGAATTTATGATGATGATAGACTTATAAGAGAATATCAAAGTGAGCTTAAAGCAAGTGAATTTATCCCAGAAATTTTGCAAAATTTGCTTAAAGAATTTGAATTTGAAAGGCTTGTTTATGCAAATGGTCCGGGCTCTTATATGGGGATAAAAATTTCTTATATAAGCCTTAAAACCTTAAGCATAGTGAAAGAAATTCCCCTTTTTGCTTTAAGTGCATTTGAGCTAAACCATTTCAAACCCATAAGGGCAAATAAGCATTTTTGTTTTGTTTATGAAAGAGGCGAAATTGTTTTAAAACAGGCGGTGGAGGGAGAATTTTTTTTACCCTCTAGCTTAAAAGAAGTAAATTTGAAAAAAGATAATCTTCCTTTTTATTTTTTAGATGTGATTTAGGATATTTTTTGAAGATTTTAGTTCCTGCTACGAGTGCAAATTTGGGTCCCGGTTTTGACTGCTTAGGCTTAAGTCTTAAATTTTTCAATGAAGTTGTAATTGAAAAAGCAAAAATTACTAGCATTAGCATTAATGGCGAGGGTAGTGAAAATGTCTTTTTGAAGAAAAACAATGCCTTTGTGCGAATCTTTAATGAAATTTATGGAAATCTAAGTGGTAAAAAAGAAAATTTTCGTTTCATTTTTCAAAATAATATCCCCCTTTCAAGAGGTCTTGGAAGCTCTTCAGCTGTGATTGTAGGAGCGATTGGGGCAGCTTATGCGATAAGTGGATTTAAGGTAGAAAAAGAACGCATTTTAAACGAGGCTTTAAAATATGAAAATCACCCCGATAACATCGCCCCCGCCACACTGGGAGGCTTTGTTTGCTCTATGGTTGAAAATAGTAAGGTTTTTAGCATTAAAAAAGAGCTTGATGAAGCCTTAAGAGCAGTCATAATCATACCAAATATAGCGATGAATACGGAGCAAAGTAGAGAAGCGTTAAGTCTTAATATAAGCTTAAAAGATTGCGTTTTTAATCTTTCTCACTCATCTTTTTTAACGGCTTGTTTTTTGGAGAAAAAATATGAATTATTACGCCTAGCAAGTCAGGATAAACTCCACGAATTTAAGCGTATGAAAACCCTGCCAGAACTTTTTGAAGTGCAAAAATTCGCTCTTGAAAATAAGGCTTTAATGAGCACACTTTCAGGCTCAGGCTCAAGCTTTTTCTCTCTTGCTTTTAAGGAGGAAGCAAAACATTTAGCCACCAAAATAGCACAAAAATTTCCTACCTTTCGTGTAGAGTGCGTAGAGTTTGATAACGAAGGCTTTAAAATTTGCTAAATAACACAAAAAAAAGTATAATTACGCCCAAACACACGCCAATTAGAATGTGTGTGTTATGCAAAAATCGTTTTAAACAAAATACCTTATACCGCTTTAGAGTTGAAAATAATGAACTTCGTGCTGATTTAAAATGCGGTCGTAGCGTATATTTGTGTGAGGCGTGTCTCTTAAAGGACAATCATAAATGGCAAAAAGCACTTTCTAGGGCTTGTAAAAATATAATAAAAACATCACAGCAGGATTTAAAGGAGAGAATTTTTAATGGCAAAGGTTAGAATACACGAAATCGCAAAAGAGCTAGGCTATGATAGCAAAGACATTATTCAAAAAGCTAACGAGCTAGGACTTGACATTAAAACCGCTTCAAATGCCGTAGAGCCAGAGATAGCGGCTGGAATTTATGAATATATTCAAACCAAAACTATCCCTGCTATTTTCAAAAAAGAAGAGAAAAAAACAGGTAAAAATTTAAAAAAAGAAGAGAAACCAAAGGCAGTCAAAGCCAAAAAAGAGACAAAAAAAGAAGAACCTAAAGAAGAAATTCAAGAGAAAGTTGAGCCTTTAAAAGAAGAACTTAAAAAAGAAAAAAATGAGCCTCAAAGTTTGGCTGGTGCAACTTTAGCTAAGAGGCGTGGTCTTGTCATCGTTAAAAAGAAAAAGGACGAGCAAGAATTTAAAAAAGAAGAACAAAAGCCTAGCACATCAGAGCGTCCTAGCTTGTCGATGATTTTTTCCAATGCTGATGAAAATTTAAAGAAAAAGAAAAAAGAAAAAAAAGCCCTTGTTGCTACAAAAAAAGAAAGTGTTGAAAAAATGGACTTTTTAGAAAGTCAAGATTTTGGTGATATTTCTTTAGATGATGAAGATGAGGTCGTTTTGCCCGATTTTAGCGTAAAAGAAAAAGAGGTCGTGCAAAATACTCCTAAAAAACCGCCAAATTTTTTGCGTCAAAATAATTCTATTAATTTTGGCGAAGTTGGCATACAAAGAAGAAGTCGCAAAAAGCCGCCAAAAAGAGTGGAGAAAAAGGAAAGTGAAGTTATTACTAACTTAGAAATTCCTAAGGAAATTCGTGTTTATGAATTTGCCGATAAGCTTGGTAAAAACACAAGCGAAATTATCTCTAAGCTTTTTATGCTTGGTATGATGACGACTAAAAATGACTTTTTAGACGAGACAGCGATCGAAATTCTAGCGGAAGAATTTGGGATTGAAATTAAGATTATCGATGAGGTGAGCGAGTTTGATTATGTGAAAGACTATGATATGGGAGATGAAGAGAGTTTGGAGCCTAGAGCACCTGTAATTACCATTATGGGACATGTCGATCACGGGAAAACTTCACTTTTAGATTATATAAGAAATTCGCGTGTGGTAAGTGGCGAGGCAGGGGGCATTACTCAGCATGTGGGTGCTTATATGGTGGAAAAAAATGGGCGTAAAATCACCTTTATCGATACTCCCGGACACGAAGCTTTTACCGCTATGCGTGCAAGAGGAGCGAGCATTACGGACATTGTCATCATAGTCGTAGCGGCTGATGATGGGGTCAAGCCACAAACCAAAGAAGCGATTAATCACGCTAAAGCGGCTAATGTGCCTATTATCATAGCAATTAATAAAATGGATAAAGAAAATGCAAATCCCGATATGGTCAAAACCCAACTTGCCGAAATGGAAATTATGCCCGTGGAGTGGGGTGGAAGCTATGAATTTGTGCCTGTATCAGCTAAGGCTGGCACGGGGATAGAAGATTTACTTGAGATTGTGCTTTTACAAGCAGATCTTTTGGAGCTTAAGGCAAATTCTAAAACCTTAGCTAAGGCTAGCGTGATAGAAAGCTCCGTGCAAAAGGGTCGTGGGGCTGTGGCGACTATTATCGTGCAAAATGGAACGCTAAAGGTTGGAAGCACTATAGTTGCTGGTGTAGCTTATGGTAAAATAAGGGCTATGAGTGATGATACTGGCAGGGCTTTAAAGGAAATTAAGCCCGGAGAATGCGGAGTCATTGTAGGACTTAGTGAGGTAGCTGATGCGGGTGAAATTTTAATCGCCGTTAAAAGTGATAAAGAGGCGAGAGAATACGCCGCAAAGCGTTATGAATACAATAGACAAAAAGAATTAAGTAAATCCACTAAAGTGAGTATTGACGAGCTAGGAGCTAAGATTAAAGAGGGGAATTTAAAGGCTTTAAGTGTGATTTTAAAAGCCGATGTGCAAGGCTCATTAGAGGCTTTAAGGGCGAGTTTGGAAAAGCTTAGAAATGATGAAATTAAGGTCAATATTATCCATAGCGGTGTGGGCGGTATCACGCAAAGTGATATAGAGTTAGCTAGTGCGAGTGAAGATTCTATCGTGCTTGGCTTTAATATACGCCCAACAGGTGAGATTAAAGAAAGAGCTAAAGATAAGGGCGTGGAGATTAAAACTTACAATGTTATTTATAATTTGCTTGATGATGTCAAAGCCTTGCTTGGTGGTATGATGAGTCCTATAATTTCTGAAGAGCAGTTGGGACAAGCTGAAGTTAGACAAGTTATTTCTGTGCCAAAAATAGGGCAAATCGCTGGCTGTATGGTGAGTGAAGGTGTTATCAATAGGGGTGCTAAAATTCGCTTGATTCGCGATGGGGTGGTCGTATATGAGGGTAATGTCAGCTCACTTAAACGCTTTAAAGATGATGTTAAAGAAGTCGCTAAGGGTTATGAATGTGGCGTTGGGATAGAAGGCTGTGATGATATGCGTGTGGGCGATTATATAGAAAGCTATAAAGAAGTTGAGCAAAGAGTGAGTTTATGAGTGAGATTAAAAAACTTCGCACCGAAAGTATCTTAAAAGAGCTTATTCCTGAAGCTTTAGCGCATTTAGATGATGAAAATTTGAAAAATCTTTGTGTGGTTGATGTGGAGTGTCGCAAGGGGCGTTATGATGCCTTTGTTTATTTAGATAAGATGTTTTTAAATACTCACGAGCAAGAAAGAATTTTAAATGCTCTTAAAAAAGCTTCAAGGGCTTTGCAAAATTATTGTATGAGTGAGCAAGGCTGGTATAGATGTCCTAATTTTCACTTTAAATTTGACGATAGATTAGAGTATCAAAATCATATGGACGCACTTTTTGAAAAGATAAAAAGGAAAAATGATGAATCTTAAGGCTTTATGTAAAGAAGCTGGAGTTGAGCTTTATGATAGTGAGCTAGTGAGTGAAAATGGCAAAAAAATTTACCGCATTTACATTATGAAAGAGGGTGGAGTGAGCTTGGAAGATTGTGCTAAACTAAGTGAAATTCTTTCCCCAATTTTTGATGTGGAGCCGCCTGTTAGTGGGGAGTATTTTTTAGAAGTGTCTTCTGCGGGACTTGAGAGAAAATTAAGCGCTTTGGAGCATTTTGAAAAAAGTGTGGGCGAAATGCTTAAAATCACTACAAGCGAAAAAGAGAAAATTCAAGGAAAACTTTTAAAAGTCGAGGGAGAAAATATCTTTTTGCAAGATGAAAAAGCTGAAATTTGCATTGAATTTAGTCAAGTTAAAAAAGCAAAAACCTTTATAGAGTGGTGATTATCTCTTCATCGCAAAATAAAGTCCATTTGCAAGCACAACACAAATAAGCATTACTAAAGCTAAAATGACAGGAGTGTTTGCACCCACCGCACTCACAATAAAAGAAATTACCCCCGCTAAAGCAAATTGACTAGTGCCAAGCACCGCAGAAGCTGTTCCGCTGTGGTCTTTAAAGCGTGCCATTGCTAAAGTTGTGGTATTAGGAGCGATAAAACCAAGCAAGGCTATACTTGTAAAAATGCTAAGTTCAAAAAGCCAAAAATTTGGCTTAATCAAAGAATTTACAAATAAAATGAGCGTAGAAATAAGCATAATGATAAGCGCGTAAAAGAGGATTTTTTCGCTATCGATCTTTCTAACCATTTTGGCATTAATATTTGCAAAAATAACAAAGCCCAAAGCATTAAGTCCAAAAAGCAAACCAAAATCCCTTTCACTCAAACCAAAAAAATTAATAAACACAAAGCTAGACCCCGTAATATAAGCAAACATAGCTGCTAAAACTAAAGAAGCACAAGAAACATAAAGGATAAAAGGCTTGTCTTTAAGAACAAAGCGATAACTTTTTAGTGTTTCTTTATGAGAAAATTTTTGCCTTTTAAGATGAGGGGCGGACTCTTTGAGTGCAAAAAAAATGAGTAAAAAAAGTAAAATTCCAAGCCCAAAAAGTGTCGCAAAAATGCTATGCCAAGAAAAATATTCTATCAAAAAGCCCCCAAATGAAGGAGAAAGCATAGGTGCAAGCGCACTAAAAACCATCATTAGAGCAAAAATACTCGCCGCCTCTTTGAGTTCAAATAAATCATTAACAATAGCCCTAGCAATGACGACCCCAGCACACCCACCCAAAGCCTCAAAAAAACGCAAAATGATAAAAACATAAATATTATCAATAATCACGCAAAAAAGGCTAGAAAGCATAAAAAGAAAAATGCCCACAAGTGCAGGAATTTTACGCCCAAAAACATCACTTAAAGGTCCATAAATAAGCTGTCCTAAAGCAAAAGCTACAAAAAAACTTGCTAAAGAAAGTTGAGTTAAAAACTCACTTGTTTCAAAGCTTTGTTTTACTTGTGAAAGAGCGGGGAGATACATATCGGTAGAAAGTGGAGCTATGCTCGACATTAAAGCTAAAATGAAAATAAGTCTAAATTTGGCAAAACCCTTAATTTTGGTGTGTTTTTGCATTAAAATATCCTACTGAAAAATTCGCCAAATTTAGCATAAATTTGCCTGTTTCTTTCCTCAATGTCCTTAAAATCCCAGTTCTTTTTAGAGCTTTTGGAAAGGGCTTTTACTTCGGCACAAAATGAAGTAGCGTAATACTCTTTTTTCTTAGCAAAAAATTCATTTGAAGCGCTAATGTTAAGCTTTTTTTCTATAAGAATTTTATTGCCTATTTGTTCAACCAAGCCTTTAACCTCATCTTCTTCAAGCTTGTAGTAATTATCCTGCCATTTTTTAGGGAGTATATGCTCTATCTCTAAAAGATTAAAACTGAAATTTTTATTTGCACTATTCCACCAAAAAATTTGCTTCTCATCATAAATTAAGGCATAAAAAGCAAGGATATAACGCATATTTTTAGGGATAGTTTTTTGGGAAAAATCGATGAAATTTTCCAAACTCGGCATTTTTAAAATGGGTAAATTTAAAGATTTTTCAAAAATTTTCTCTCTTTTTTTGTTTTTTAAATTGATATTAGCCTTCATAAAGCCCCAAAAAAGCCCAGATCCACCGCCCTTACCCCAAAATAAACCAAGCGCACAGTAAGATGCAATTTGTGGCAAAATGGTATCTAAAAGCTCTTTTAAGCTCTCTTTATTTTTATGTGCTTCGTAAAAACACATCGAAACGACCATACGCCATAATTTATTAGGAAATAGATTTAAAATCGCAA from Campylobacter upsaliensis includes:
- the thrB gene encoding homoserine kinase, with protein sequence MKILVPATSANLGPGFDCLGLSLKFFNEVVIEKAKITSISINGEGSENVFLKKNNAFVRIFNEIYGNLSGKKENFRFIFQNNIPLSRGLGSSSAVIVGAIGAAYAISGFKVEKERILNEALKYENHPDNIAPATLGGFVCSMVENSKVFSIKKELDEALRAVIIIPNIAMNTEQSREALSLNISLKDCVFNLSHSSFLTACFLEKKYELLRLASQDKLHEFKRMKTLPELFEVQKFALENKALMSTLSGSGSSFFSLAFKEEAKHLATKIAQKFPTFRVECVEFDNEGFKIC
- a CDS encoding prephenate dehydrogenase, with the protein product MKVGIIGLGLMGGSLGLCLKENKLISSVYGLDLDAQNAKDALKLGLIHELIGFDKLSNCDIIFIATPVNAIIEILQNLKELPKTTTIIELGSTKRKIVESLPTTLIKQTIFAHPMAGTENSGPKAAFKELYKDAVCVLCDSEVADDLHQKRAVEIFSHLGMRIVFMDSISHDHHTAIISHLPHAISFSLANYVMREEDRRNIAYLGGPSFKGMCRIAKSSPLMWGGIFTQNKENILASIEHFQEELENCKKMLENCDENKLKKWMEKANHLREIL
- a CDS encoding M23 family metallopeptidase yields the protein MARKKTRNLLWLLIIILLFLGSFFILNLSIFEKNAPQILVEDTLYTNLKSPLLVKVKDEENAVKSIKIVLKKDDNDPGVILADGKIKQDKEVSLQINLPKQAYKDKTNSYFLEIWAKDTSFWNFNGNEAYKKVVVMIDNEAPKLNIISNSYNIEQGGAASVVFKAEDANLKELFIETNKGRIFKVTPYLKKDYYAALIAWDAKDEEFRAYVIAKDAAGNIAKERIRYYLLNRKYRVSNINLSDKFLDGKIESLVSIYAPKNNTFTRFEKFKFVNETLRLSNEELIHKITSAVPEESFGEFNINLFLPLKNAAKVADFADHRYYSYNGQFVSDSYHMGLDLASTSEAPIISNNTGKVVFAEENGIYGLNLILYHGFGIYSLYGHCSSSNVELNENVAKDSIIAKTGVSGLALGDHLHFGILVQGVETRPEQWQDKKWLENNIYKVFNDAKKVIMGTR
- the bamA gene encoding outer membrane protein assembly factor BamA gives rise to the protein MKKLISICALAPFLSAANIKDIQFSGLYHLSNETALSLTGLKKGEEFNEAKINTAILNLYKQNYFQNIVVEENNGILTFKFKEKPSVAKITITGIASNDRKHLESLLGLKRGTLLDETSLKEAKERIKGYYEAKSYFDTVVEVKQKKLENTESLELEFIVNRGENIIIDKVHLSGSKELSYGDIEPAVTNKEREFMGWMWGRNDGKLKIFELANDSARISDEYMKEGYLDVQVSSPFLKTYTDTYKADLTYFIKEGEPYKIIDIQIKNPLFSDEENQEILEELESQVKDIVNIEDVRKDLKTIETKSADLGYAFAQVFPDIQKNNQTHEVSIVFQVVPNEKVYIRNVIISGNSRTVDRVVRRELFLTEGNLYHRTDLQESINALRRTSYFESVDIKEERVDETHIDLVVEVKEAATGAISGGIGYSSSDGMLLNASLSDSNIFGSGIKSSVSIDKSDETLSGRINITNPRIADSEYSLGGSLYSNDYEWNEYSEQNYGFDITLGRQFWRYFNASLTYNLEQSDIYHLSPTLIRTGYDLGETIKSSITPAISFNNTDDYYLPRSGIIASSSLEFAGIGGDQQFLYSKSNFNFYQGLEDFIGYDLIYRYKASFYKVWDQGYLPINQRVYLGGIRSLRGFENRTVSPRNQWGDEIGGTIAFANSFELSFPLIDRIKLRGSVFFDYGAIGKTQIDDMQRMSTGFGIEWITPIGPLQVVFAKALNDKPGDETSSFEFNLGTRF
- the lpxC gene encoding UDP-3-O-acyl-N-acetylglucosamine deacetylase, with product MKQLTLAKAVSGTGIGLHKGEPIEIILEPLEANSGIVFFRSDLNISYEAKPHNVINTKLATVIGDERAYISTIEHLMSAINAYGIDNVRIVLNSNEAPVMDGSSISFCMMLDEAGVRELEASKKIMVIKKVIEVRDGDKFVRLSPTKEPKINYTIKFDNALIGKQSYCFEFSKKNYIENIARARTFGFLKDVQALRAMNLGLGGSLENTIVVDDNRILNPEGLRFKDEFVRHKILDAIGDLTLLGYRIYGDYTSYAGSHHLNHLLTKELLKDKESYEVITLENSCEKAYEKVFA
- a CDS encoding DUF448 domain-containing protein → MCVLCKNRFKQNTLYRFRVENNELRADLKCGRSVYLCEACLLKDNHKWQKALSRACKNIIKTSQQDLKERIFNGKG
- the infB gene encoding translation initiation factor IF-2, yielding MAKVRIHEIAKELGYDSKDIIQKANELGLDIKTASNAVEPEIAAGIYEYIQTKTIPAIFKKEEKKTGKNLKKEEKPKAVKAKKETKKEEPKEEIQEKVEPLKEELKKEKNEPQSLAGATLAKRRGLVIVKKKKDEQEFKKEEQKPSTSERPSLSMIFSNADENLKKKKKEKKALVATKKESVEKMDFLESQDFGDISLDDEDEVVLPDFSVKEKEVVQNTPKKPPNFLRQNNSINFGEVGIQRRSRKKPPKRVEKKESEVITNLEIPKEIRVYEFADKLGKNTSEIISKLFMLGMMTTKNDFLDETAIEILAEEFGIEIKIIDEVSEFDYVKDYDMGDEESLEPRAPVITIMGHVDHGKTSLLDYIRNSRVVSGEAGGITQHVGAYMVEKNGRKITFIDTPGHEAFTAMRARGASITDIVIIVVAADDGVKPQTKEAINHAKAANVPIIIAINKMDKENANPDMVKTQLAEMEIMPVEWGGSYEFVPVSAKAGTGIEDLLEIVLLQADLLELKANSKTLAKASVIESSVQKGRGAVATIIVQNGTLKVGSTIVAGVAYGKIRAMSDDTGRALKEIKPGECGVIVGLSEVADAGEILIAVKSDKEAREYAAKRYEYNRQKELSKSTKVSIDELGAKIKEGNLKALSVILKADVQGSLEALRASLEKLRNDEIKVNIIHSGVGGITQSDIELASASEDSIVLGFNIRPTGEIKERAKDKGVEIKTYNVIYNLLDDVKALLGGMMSPIISEEQLGQAEVRQVISVPKIGQIAGCMVSEGVINRGAKIRLIRDGVVVYEGNVSSLKRFKDDVKEVAKGYECGVGIEGCDDMRVGDYIESYKEVEQRVSL
- a CDS encoding glycoprotease, which codes for MLGIYDDDRLIREYQSELKASEFIPEILQNLLKEFEFERLVYANGPGSYMGIKISYISLKTLSIVKEIPLFALSAFELNHFKPIRANKHFCFVYERGEIVLKQAVEGEFFLPSSLKEVNLKKDNLPFYFLDVI